A stretch of the Capsicum annuum cultivar UCD-10X-F1 chromosome 10, UCD10Xv1.1, whole genome shotgun sequence genome encodes the following:
- the LOC107843844 gene encoding zeatin O-glucosyltransferase, with the protein MANSFDLQKHDQIAIVIVPYLEQGHLNPLLNLSRLLSSHKLPVFFLGTTTSNRQAKFRLSSWDILDFPTIQFHDLVPVPPGSSSFVTTSVREKIGSFFTSVLLLREPIRDFLQEISNRYRRIVVINDSGTSWVVQDAVSMPNTECYCFHTTSVFTALSFASESTKKPLPSPVAEIIAQLPPRENTFDSETVEYIKMQQESRDFYSVGLHNSCKEIEGIFIDLLEEQRENKQWAIGPLNPVEISEKTRSKHECFSWLDKQDQNSVIYVSFGSTTTLSKEQIYELALGLEQSAQKFIWIIREADKKGGDNIVERGSDLDLPEGYEARIKEKGVGFIVKNWAPQLEILGHASIGGFMSHCGWNSCNESISMGVPIASWPMHSDQPRNTVLITKVLKIGIVVRAWENRGELVSAVRIENAVRTLMRSAEGDELRQRAAELSGAVKKSVMNGSSHKEMDSFVAHITR; encoded by the exons ATGGCTAACTCCTTTGATCTTCAAAAACATGACCAAATAGCAATAGTAATTGTTCCATATTTAGAACAAGGCCATCTAAATCCACTTCTCAATCTATCTCGTCTCCTCTCATCTCACAAACTTCCTGTATTTTTCCTAGGCACTACTACTAGTAATCGACAAGCTAAATTTCGATTATCTAGTTGGGACATTCTTGATTTTCCGACTATTCAATTTCATGACCTCGTACCTGTTCCTCCTGGTTCATCTTCCTTTGTTACTACATCAGTAAGGGAGAAAATAGGGTCATTTTTCACGTCCGTTTTGCTTCTTCGTGAGCCAATTCGCGATTTTTTGCAAGAAATATCGAATAGATATAGAAGGATTGTGGTTATTAATGACTCAG GCACGTCATGGGTAGTTCAAGATGCAGTGTCAATGCCGAATACAGAATGCTACTGTTTCCACACTACTTCAGTGTTTACTGCTCTGTCCTTCGCCAGTGAAAGTACGAAAAAACCACTTCCATCTCCGGTAGCTGAGATAATTGCACAGCTTCCTCCAAGGGAAAACACATTTGATTCAGAAACTGTAGAATACATAAAGATGCAGCAGGAGTCGAGAGATTTTTACTCCGTTGGTCTCCACAATTCTTGCAAGGAAATCGAAGGCATTTTCATTGATTTGCTTGAAGAACAACGCGAGAACAAGCAATGGGCTATTGGTCCGTTAAATCCAGTGGAAATTTCAGAGAAAACAAGGTCTAAACATGAATGTTTTtcatggcttgataaacaagaccAGAATTCAGTGATTTATGTTTCGTTTGGATCAACAACAACGCTGTCCAAAGAACAAATTTACGAGCTGGCATTGGGTTTAGAACAAAGTGCGCAAAAGTTCATATGGATTATTCGAGAAGCTGACAAGAAAGGTGGGGATAACATTGTTGAAAGAGGAAGTGATTTAGATTTACCAGAAGGATACGAGGCGAGAATCAAAGAAAAGGGAGTTGGTTTTATAGTGAAAAATTGGGCACCTCAATTGGAAATCTTGGGACACGCGTCAATAGGAGGATTCATGAGTCATTGTGGATGGAATTCTTGTAACGAGAGCATTTCAATGGGAGTGCCAATAGCATCTTGGCCAATGCATTCGGATCAGCCAAGGAACACAGTGCTCATAACAAAAGTACTGAAGATTGGCATCGTTGTAAGAGCTTGGGAAAATCGCGGTGAATTGGTGAGTGCTGTGAGAATTGAAAATGCGGTAAGAACTTTGATGCGTTCTGCAGAAGGAGATGAGCTGCGGCAGAGAGCAGCGGAGTTGAGTGGCGCTGTGAAGAAGTCAGTGATGAATGGATCCAGTCACAAGGAAATGGATTCCTTTGTTGCTCATATCACTAGGTAA
- the LOC124887665 gene encoding uncharacterized protein LOC124887665, whose product MAVCSIYKYGSKAQGVAFLAFGSISFLVFVYVAIVSKLLPPFDNPILAAIQNDRYYCFLVPLTLPILVVAIYFHWLSMKIFKHA is encoded by the exons ATGGCGGTGTGTTCTATTTACAAGTATGGATCAAAAGCTCAAGGGGTGGCGTTTCTTGCATTTGGGTCCATTTCTTTTTTGGTATTTGTTTATGTTGCTATTGTCTCCAAGTTGCTTCCGCCATTTGATAATCCGATCCTTGCAGCCATTCAGAATGACAG ATACTATTGCTTTCTGGTTCCATTAACGCTTCCCATCCTcgttgttgcaatatatttccACTGGCTCAGTATGAAGATCTTCAAGCATGCATAA
- the LOC107843842 gene encoding UDP-URONIC ACID TRANSPORTER 1, whose translation MLSGQIGKKGFFIATLITFWYSSNIGVLLLNKLLLSNYGFKFPIFLTMCHMTACAVLSYVSIVFLKIAPFQRIKSRSQFLRITTLSIVFCGSVVGGNISLRYLPVSFNQAVGATTPFFTALFAYLMTRKQEAWATYGCLVPVVTGVIIASGGEPSFHLYGFIMCIGATAARAFKSVLQGVLLSSEGEKLNSMNLLLYMSPIAVVVLLPAALVMEPNVIDITTTLAVEHRYLGLLILVNSAMAYGANLLNFLVTKHTSALTLQVLGNAKGAVAVVISILIFQNPVTFIGIAGYTMTVMGVVAYGESKRRHK comes from the exons ATGTTGTCAGGACAAATAGGGAAGAAAGGTTTTTTCATTGCAACACTTATAACATTTTGGTATTCCTCAAACATTGGAGTACTTTTGTTAAACAAATTATTGCTATCAAATTATGGATTTAAATTTCCAATTTTCTTAACAATGTGTCATATGACAGCTTGTGCTGTACTTAGTTATGTGTCCATTGTTTTCTTGAAAATTGCACCTTTTCAAAGGATTAAATCGAGGTCTCAATTCTTGAGAATTACTACACTTAGTATTGTCTTTTGTGGTTCTGTTGTTGGTGGCAATATTTCTTTAAGGTATTTGCCTGTGTCATTTAATCAAGCTGTGGGTGCAACAACACCATTTTTTACTGCATTGTTTGCTTATTTGATGACAAGAAAACAAGAAGCTTGGGCTACTTATGGTTGCCTTGTTCCTGTTGTTACTGGAGTTATTATTGCAAGTGGG GGTGAACCAAGCTTCCACCTTTATGGATTTATCATGTGTATTGGTGCAACTGCTGCTAGAGCCTTCAAGTCTGTTCTTCAAGGAGTTCTGCTTTCTTCTGAAGG GGAAAAACTGAACTCCATGAATCTCCTGCTCTACATGTCACCTATTGCTGTTGTAGTATTATTGCCTGCTGCACTTGTTATGGAACCCAATGTGATAGATATCACTACGACACTCGCGGTGGAACATAGATACCTTGGCCTGCTTATTTTGGTTAATTCTGCAATGGCATATGGTGCCAACTTGTTGAACTTCTTGGTGACTAAGCATACCAGTGCATTGACACTCCAG GTCCTAGGCAATGCAAAAGGAGCAGTGGCTGTTGTTATCTCCATACTTATTTTCCAAAATCCTGTAACTTTCATCGGCATCGCGGGCTACACGATGACTGTGATGGGAGTTGTTGCTTATGGAGAATCAAAAAGAAGGCACAAATGA